From one Humulus lupulus chromosome 8, drHumLupu1.1, whole genome shotgun sequence genomic stretch:
- the LOC133796322 gene encoding mitochondrial arginine transporter BAC1-like — protein sequence MNLKFVKLQKHNTEAHGIKYRNSLHCTARILRTEGIKGLYRGATSSFVGMYFESSLIFGIYSQTKQFLQGSTQSSAPQPHVIIPSAAYGGAIISFVLCPSELIKCRMQVQGTDSLVPLTSRYSGPLDCAVKTVKSEGVKGIFRGGGATFLRESIGNAVFFSVYEFVRYHMHSQLNSASSENNNLIDVGVGIVSGGLGGIAFWSVVLPLDVAKTIIQIASDKNTTRNPFQILNSKGKQA from the exons ATGAATTTAAAGTTT GTGAAGTTGCAAAAACACAATACTGAAGCACATGGGATCAAGTACAGGAATAGTTTGCATTGTACTGCTAGGATACTAAGGACTGAAGGA ATTAAAGGACTTTATAGAGGTGCTACATCATCTTTTGTGGGGATGTATTTTGAGAGTTCCCTCATTTTTGGCATTTATTCCCAGACGAAACAGTTTCTGCAG GGAAGTACGCAGAGTAGTGCTCCACAGCCCCATGTAATAATTCCATCTGCTGCTTATGGGGGAGCTATCATCAGTTTCGTATTATGTCCATCAGAGTTAATTAAG TGTAGGATGCAAGTTCAAGGAACTGATTCTTTGGTTCCATTAACTAGCAGATATAGCGGTCCTCTTGATTGTGCTGTTAAAACTGTAAAAAGTGAAGGG GTCAAGGGAATCTTCCGTGGAGGTGGTGCGACTTTTCTGAGGGAATCCATTGGAAATGCGGTCTTTTTCAGTGTTTACGAGTTTGTCCGCTATCACATGCATTCACAACTGAATTCTGCTTCATCTGAAAACAATAACTTAATTGACGTGGGAGTTGGAATTGTGAGTGGTGGTCTTGGTGGTATTGCG TTTTGGTCTGTTGTCTTGCCCTTGGATGTGGCTAAAACTATAATTCAGATTGCCTCAGATAAGAACACGACACGAAATCCCTTTCAAATCTTGAATTCA AAAGGAAAACAAGcctaa